The Pyrococcus horikoshii OT3 genome includes a window with the following:
- a CDS encoding hydroxymethylglutaryl-CoA synthase → MGKLLKPIKDVGIVGYGAYVPMYRIRNEEIGRVWGISNFPIEEKAVPGLDEDAITIGIEAARNALKRAKIDPKDIRAIWFGSESKPYAVKPSSTVIAEAIGATPDLEAADFEFACKAGTEALQAAIGFVASGMAKYAMAIGADTAQGRPGDHLEFTAGAGGAAFIIGEKSSETVAYFEGSYSYVTDTPDFWRRQHEHYPRHGNRFTGEPAYFHHVVTAAKTLMDELGLTPEDFDYAVFHQPNVKFPLVAARMLGIPKEKVLPGLLSGRIGNTYSGATMVGISAVLDIAKPGDRILWVSFGSGAGSDAFSIVVQDAIEEKRNLAPKVEDYIKRRKVIDYALYAKARRKYII, encoded by the coding sequence ATGGGTAAACTTCTAAAACCCATTAAAGACGTGGGAATAGTTGGTTATGGAGCTTACGTACCAATGTACAGAATAAGAAATGAAGAGATCGGGAGGGTTTGGGGAATATCAAATTTCCCAATTGAAGAAAAAGCCGTCCCAGGATTAGATGAAGATGCTATAACAATTGGAATAGAGGCTGCAAGGAATGCTTTAAAAAGAGCTAAAATAGATCCAAAGGATATAAGGGCCATTTGGTTTGGAAGTGAAAGTAAGCCTTATGCTGTAAAACCCTCATCAACGGTAATCGCCGAAGCCATCGGGGCAACACCAGATCTAGAAGCAGCAGACTTTGAATTCGCGTGCAAAGCTGGGACTGAAGCTCTTCAAGCAGCAATAGGGTTTGTAGCTTCAGGAATGGCTAAGTATGCAATGGCAATAGGGGCCGACACGGCCCAAGGAAGACCAGGAGATCATCTCGAATTCACAGCAGGAGCAGGGGGAGCAGCTTTTATAATCGGTGAAAAGAGTTCCGAAACAGTAGCATACTTTGAAGGTAGCTACTCCTATGTTACCGACACCCCTGACTTCTGGAGAAGACAACATGAGCATTATCCAAGGCATGGAAACAGATTTACGGGGGAACCAGCATACTTTCATCATGTAGTAACCGCGGCAAAAACCTTAATGGATGAGCTAGGGCTAACTCCAGAGGACTTTGACTACGCAGTATTCCACCAACCGAACGTTAAATTCCCACTCGTTGCGGCAAGGATGTTAGGTATACCAAAGGAGAAGGTGTTACCTGGACTTCTAAGTGGGAGGATAGGAAATACTTACAGTGGAGCAACAATGGTTGGAATCTCGGCCGTATTAGATATTGCAAAGCCAGGAGATAGGATCCTTTGGGTTTCCTTTGGTTCTGGAGCTGGAAGCGATGCGTTTAGCATAGTAGTCCAGGATGCTATTGAAGAGAAGAGAAACCTTGCACCGAAGGTTGAAGATTACATTAAGAGAAGGAAGGTTATCGATTATGCCCTATACGCTAAGGCGAGAAGGAAATACATCATATGA
- a CDS encoding pyruvate/ketoisovalerate ferredoxin oxidoreductase subunit gamma, translating to MIEIRFHGRGGQGAVTAANILAEAAFLEGKYVQAFPFFGVERRGAPVTAFTRIDEKPIRIKTQIYEPDIVVVLDPSLLETVDVTAGLKEEGIVIINTEKSKDEILEKLKKKPKKLALVDATTIALETLGLPITNTAILGAVAKATGLVNIESVEKAIKDTFSGELGEKNAKAAREAFEKTEIFEV from the coding sequence ATGATAGAGATTCGTTTTCATGGTAGAGGTGGACAGGGTGCTGTTACCGCTGCAAACATCCTTGCAGAAGCAGCATTCTTAGAAGGAAAGTACGTTCAAGCGTTTCCATTCTTTGGTGTTGAAAGGAGAGGTGCTCCAGTCACTGCATTTACAAGGATCGATGAGAAGCCCATAAGGATAAAGACCCAAATTTATGAACCTGACATAGTTGTAGTCTTAGACCCATCACTTCTTGAGACTGTGGATGTAACCGCTGGTCTTAAAGAGGAAGGAATCGTTATAATAAACACAGAAAAGAGCAAGGATGAAATCCTTGAAAAGCTTAAGAAGAAGCCAAAGAAGTTAGCACTCGTAGATGCAACGACAATAGCCCTTGAAACCCTAGGGCTCCCAATTACGAATACCGCTATTCTTGGTGCAGTGGCAAAAGCCACGGGCCTGGTGAACATTGAAAGCGTCGAAAAGGCCATTAAAGACACGTTCTCTGGAGAACTTGGGGAGAAGAATGCAAAAGCTGCAAGGGAAGCCTTTGAGAAGACTGAGATATTTGAAGTTTGA
- a CDS encoding 3-methyl-2-oxobutanoate dehydrogenase subunit delta — MNTLFGKAKEEAKPITPKSVDEYPEAPVSLGITLVNFTGDWRTFMPVIDESKCVKCYICWKYCPEPAIYIKEDGFVAIDYDYCKGCGICANECPTKAITMVREEK; from the coding sequence ATGAATACGCTGTTTGGAAAGGCCAAAGAAGAAGCAAAGCCAATAACTCCTAAGTCAGTTGATGAGTATCCTGAAGCTCCAGTAAGCTTGGGAATAACTTTAGTAAACTTTACTGGAGACTGGAGAACTTTTATGCCTGTTATTGATGAATCAAAGTGTGTTAAATGCTATATTTGCTGGAAATACTGTCCAGAGCCTGCTATTTATATAAAGGAGGATGGTTTTGTTGCAATAGATTACGATTACTGTAAGGGTTGTGGTATATGCGCAAATGAGTGTCCTACTAAGGCGATAACCATGGTTAGAGAGGAGAAGTGA
- the porA gene encoding pyruvate ferredoxin oxidoreductase yields MEYNPIKKVVSGNYAAAYAALHARVQVVAAYPITPQTSIIEKIAEFIANGEADIQYIPVESEHSAMAACIGASATGARVFTATSAQGLALMHEMLHWAAGSRLPIVMVNVNRAMAPPWSVWDDQTDSLSQRDTGWMQFYAENNQEVYDGVLMAYKVAETVNIPTMIIESAFILSHTYEVVNMIPQELVDEFLPPRKPLYTLTDFENPIAVGALATPADYYEFRYKIAKAHEEAKKVIKSVGKEFGERFGRDYSKMIETGYIEDADFVFMGMGSLMGTVKEAVDLLRKEGYKVGYAKVRWFRPFPKEELLEIAESVKGIAVLDRNFSFGQEGILFTEAKGALYNTGVRPIMKDYIVGLGGRDFTVRDVKAIAEDMKKVVESGKLDKEIEWYHLKR; encoded by the coding sequence ATGGAGTATAATCCGATTAAAAAAGTTGTTAGTGGAAATTACGCTGCTGCATATGCAGCTTTACATGCTAGAGTTCAAGTCGTTGCCGCTTATCCAATCACGCCTCAAACGAGTATAATAGAGAAGATAGCTGAATTCATAGCTAATGGTGAAGCTGATATTCAATATATCCCAGTAGAGAGTGAACATTCAGCAATGGCCGCCTGTATAGGAGCTTCCGCGACGGGGGCTAGAGTATTCACGGCTACCTCGGCCCAAGGTTTAGCGCTTATGCATGAGATGCTTCACTGGGCCGCTGGTTCCAGGCTACCTATCGTGATGGTCAACGTTAATAGAGCCATGGCTCCCCCCTGGAGCGTTTGGGATGACCAGACTGATAGCCTATCACAAAGAGACACCGGCTGGATGCAATTCTATGCTGAAAACAATCAAGAGGTTTACGATGGTGTCTTGATGGCATACAAGGTTGCTGAAACCGTTAACATTCCAACAATGATCATTGAAAGTGCCTTTATCCTAAGCCACACTTACGAAGTAGTTAACATGATCCCCCAGGAGCTTGTTGACGAGTTCTTACCTCCAAGGAAGCCACTCTATACGCTAACTGACTTCGAGAATCCAATAGCTGTTGGAGCCTTGGCCACTCCTGCAGATTATTATGAGTTCAGGTATAAGATAGCAAAAGCTCATGAAGAAGCTAAAAAAGTTATTAAATCCGTGGGAAAGGAATTCGGGGAGCGCTTTGGAAGGGATTACAGCAAGATGATAGAAACGGGCTACATAGAAGATGCGGATTTCGTGTTCATGGGAATGGGTTCCCTAATGGGAACCGTGAAAGAAGCTGTTGACCTACTCAGAAAGGAAGGTTACAAGGTTGGTTATGCAAAGGTTAGGTGGTTCAGGCCATTCCCCAAGGAAGAGCTACTAGAGATCGCTGAGAGCGTTAAGGGGATAGCAGTTCTTGATAGAAACTTCTCCTTTGGACAGGAGGGGATCCTATTCACGGAAGCCAAGGGGGCATTGTACAATACGGGGGTAAGGCCGATAATGAAGGATTACATAGTTGGACTTGGAGGAAGAGACTTCACGGTTAGGGATGTTAAGGCCATAGCCGAGGATATGAAGAAGGTTGTTGAATCTGGAAAGCTCGATAAAGAAATTGAATGGTATCACCTTAAGAGGTGA
- a CDS encoding 3-methyl-2-oxobutanoate dehydrogenase subunit beta, with protein MEIPEEVKKRLTIPFEENFFAGHTACQGCGASLGLRYVLKAYGRKTIVVIPACCSTIIAGPWPYSALNANLFHTAFATTGAVISGIEAGLKALGYKVKGEDGIMVVGWAGDGGTADIGLQALSGFIERGHDAVYIMYDNEAYMNTGIQRSSSTPYGAWTTNTPGGKRHLLEKRHKKKVIDIVIAHRIPYAATASVAYPEDFIRKLKKAQKIPGPSFIQLFAPCPTGWRAPTDKSIEIARLAVQTAYFPLFEYENGKYKINMPNPKKEPKPIEEFLKLQGRFKYMTKEDVEALQKWVLEEWERLKKLAEVFG; from the coding sequence ATGGAAATTCCAGAAGAAGTTAAGAAGAGACTTACAATTCCATTTGAAGAGAATTTCTTTGCTGGACATACTGCATGTCAAGGATGCGGTGCATCTCTTGGTTTAAGGTATGTGTTAAAGGCGTATGGAAGGAAAACTATCGTTGTAATTCCTGCATGTTGTTCAACAATAATTGCCGGCCCCTGGCCATACTCGGCTTTGAACGCTAACTTATTCCACACAGCATTTGCAACAACGGGAGCAGTCATTAGTGGAATTGAGGCAGGATTAAAAGCTTTGGGATACAAGGTTAAAGGAGAAGACGGAATAATGGTCGTTGGATGGGCTGGTGATGGAGGTACCGCAGATATAGGATTGCAAGCTTTAAGTGGCTTCATTGAAAGAGGCCATGATGCGGTCTACATAATGTATGATAATGAGGCTTACATGAATACTGGAATTCAGAGGTCTTCATCAACACCCTACGGAGCATGGACTACTAATACCCCAGGAGGAAAGAGACATCTCCTTGAGAAGAGGCACAAGAAAAAGGTTATTGATATTGTAATAGCCCATAGGATTCCATATGCAGCGACTGCAAGCGTTGCATATCCCGAAGACTTCATAAGGAAGTTGAAGAAGGCCCAAAAGATCCCTGGGCCGAGCTTTATTCAGCTCTTTGCTCCATGTCCCACCGGTTGGAGGGCCCCAACTGATAAGTCAATAGAGATAGCTAGGTTAGCTGTTCAAACAGCTTACTTCCCACTCTTTGAGTATGAAAACGGGAAATATAAGATAAACATGCCGAATCCAAAGAAAGAACCTAAACCAATTGAAGAGTTCCTTAAGCTCCAGGGTAGGTTTAAGTACATGACAAAGGAGGATGTTGAAGCTCTACAAAAGTGGGTGCTCGAAGAATGGGAAAGGTTAAAGAAGCTTGCTGAGGTATTTGGTTGA
- the porD gene encoding pyruvate synthase subunit PorD: protein MAESPFKADIERAQKELTEKMTPGAIAYIPGSSVINKTGSWRVFKPEFHKDKCVRCFLCYIYCPEPAIYLDEEGYPVFDYDYCKGCGICANECPTKAIEMVREVK, encoded by the coding sequence ATGGCCGAAAGCCCATTTAAAGCCGATATTGAGAGGGCGCAAAAAGAATTAACGGAAAAAATGACTCCTGGAGCAATAGCCTACATCCCAGGAAGTAGCGTAATTAACAAGACAGGCTCTTGGAGAGTCTTCAAGCCGGAATTCCATAAGGACAAATGTGTAAGATGCTTCCTATGCTACATATATTGTCCTGAACCGGCAATATACCTAGACGAGGAGGGTTACCCAGTCTTCGACTATGATTATTGTAAGGGTTGTGGTATATGTGCAAATGAGTGTCCAACAAAAGCAATTGAAATGGTTAGGGAAGTTAAGTGA